The segment AATGCCCATGACGCACCCCATCTTTACACCACACCTGTGCCATAATTCCCGTGTGCCCTCAATTCTTTTGCAACTCTAAACCCCAGCAAAATACCCTTAATTAGGCGCAGGCCAGTTGCAGAAATCAGATAACACTGCGTGGCAGGCGGCTGCTTCCAGGAGCTGCATCTCCTGATGGATGGGAACGTTGTGCAACTTGGGGAGAGCATCACCAGCCGTGGGCTGGCGGCGGGCAGAGCGCCTGTGGTGAGACACCAGGGTGTCACCTCACAGGAGAAAgtcacaggcagcagcagtggtggcTCTCTGACCTGGGGGACAGGTGCCTGGACCCCCCTGGCAGGACCAGGTGAGTACCCAGTGATGCTTCTCCCAAAGAACCTGGGATTAGGGGAGCGGCGCAGGGGGGATTTGCAGGAGCAAGTCACCACCCTGCACTGAAACCTACCTTAAATTACCTTCTCCTGCTccatttcttgctttttttccctccaaaacgGAGAGGGAGATTCCTAATCAGCCTCTCAATGACTGCTAAGGCAAGGAGGGCAGTAAGGACCAAGGGGGTTGGCTGTTTTCTAGCCCAGGAGGCATTTTGGGCGGGGATTAGTGCTTTCACGGCAATTACCATGAATAACATCCCTGCACAAATGTTGGAGAGGCTTTGGAGAGGCTGAAGCGTCTCTTTAGACCAAATTTGAGGGAGACATGGGctatggcagcagcagctccccataAATAATTGTATTTGTTTACAAGAGCCATTATCACATCTGCTCTGCAGTTGAGTTTAATGAGACACGGGGCTGGAAGTGAGAAGTGGGTTAATTCAGAGGAGAAAAGGGCAGAGGAATGGGCGTTGTGTTTGGACACAAAGTTAAAAAAGGGGCGTTTTCCACCAGTTGAAGGTCATTTTGGTGCTTCATCAGAAATTTGGGACCCTTTGAGTGCCTGGCAGtggccagctcccagcagcatgGACAGCGATGACACCATCACTGAAGAGGTCTGCAGGGAGGACGACGTTGGGGATGGACAGTGAGTGCCTGGGCTGGTGGTGGGGATTTAGGTGGTTCTGTGCCCACCTCTGCACCTCTCCCCCAGGCTCCTGGAGGTGATGGTGGCTGGCTacccagtgctgctggtgaGGAACAGGAGGGAATTCCGTGCTCTCGGCAGCAAATGTCCCCACTACGGTGCCCCGCTGAGCAAAGGTAACCCCAGCCTGGGGCGGGGGGAAAAAACCACCTTGGGGAGGGTGGTTCTCACTGCCCAGCTTGGGGGGGGGTCTCTTGCAGGGGTCTTGAGAGGGGAGAGGCTGCGCTGCCCCTGGCACGGGGCCTGCTTTAACATCAGGACTGGAGACATTGAGGAATACCCTGCTCTGGACTGTATCTCCTGCTTTAAGGTGACTCCTTGTCCTCCCATCTGGGTGGTCTCACATTCATTCTCTCTCCCAAGCCCCCTGCCCTGACCACAGATCTGTCACTCAGAGCTTCAACACAaggggtgattttgggattATGTAACTCCCTGCCCTTAAGCTCCTTTCAGTCAAAGGTGATGCCATAGTTTCTAGTAGTCCTCAGAGCCAGGACAAGtgcttttggaaagaaaaagacgATTTACAGCTCTTCCTCAGTGCTCTTAGGATGAGGAGAAAAGCTCATGAGCTCCTCAGCATCATGTGACATCCAAGATCAGAGTCAGAGGCAGATGGCACACTGGACCAGGATCTCCCAGGAGAGCTCCTACCACAGCCTCATGGATGAAGCACTTAAAAAAacctctcctttcccttcttcagGTAACAGTGGATGATGGAAAGGTGTTCATTACAGCAAAAAAGAAGGTACTGACCTTACCTGCCATCACTGAGCACAGGCAGTGCCTTGGGCTGCGTGTGACTTGAgcgttttgggttttttttttttgcaggaccTGGAAAGCAGCCTGAGGGTGAAGGACACAAGCAGGAGGTGCCTCCTCAACAGGAACAcgatgctgctgctggggggagGTGGGTGAAGGGATCTGAGCTCTGCCCCCTCCACACACGCTGGGAGCTGCCACTCTCCTCTCCAGGGAGGACTgacctgctcctcctcctcctcctcctcctcctcctcctcctccatgaGTGTCAGAGGGCTGAGATGAGCATCTCTCGTAGGTGTGGCTGCCCTGGTGTGTGCAGAGACTCTTCGCCAGGAGGGATTCACTGGCAGGATCATCATGGCCACCAATGAGAAGCACGTTCCCTATGACAAGTCCAAGCTGAGCAAGGTCTGTGTGTGACAGGGGCAGGACTGTGCCTGGGCACCACGTGTGGCATGGGCCACACTCAGGGCCAGGAGCCATGGAGTGAGCGAGGCAGGAGTGCTGAGGCATCCGAAAGGAATACTGGTGTTATTTCCAGGAAAACTTCTTTTTCCTCCCAGAAAGTCTCTGATCAGAGTCAACATGAGCTGATGTTTTTATCTCCTTTTATTGAGTTTGATGGTTTTTCTGAGGTGGGCACAAGGTGATGGGGCAGTGTGGGGAGCTGTGATTCACTAATGTAAAATTCACCTCTTTTGCAAACTGACTCCACAAGAAACACTTCAGGAGAATTGCTGCCTCTAAGAAATGCTTCATTTCATATTCTCCTTGTGTTTCCAGGAAATGAACTTGAAAGCTGAGGACATCTACCTGAGGAAACCTGAATTCCTCCAGGCTCGGGGCATAGAGTTCTGGACAGAGAAAGAGGtaccagagcagctgagctcagtcCTCAGTGGGTGATCCTGTTCCTGCCGTGGGGAGGGTGTAACATCACCTGTGCATCCATGGATGGACCTGTGGGAAGTGGGAGAGAGAACCCCAGCACCCCTCATCTCACCTGAGTGCCCAGAAAGAAGGCacacaggcaggacagaggGTGGATCAGAGGAACCTGTCTGATCTGTGccccctctctcctgcaggCAGTGTCGGTGGATTTCCAGGAGCAGAAGGTTCACTTCATGGATGGGTCCTCTCAGAAGTACCACCAGCTGCTCATTGCAACAGGCAGCCAGTGAGTGCACAACGTGCTTGCCACACACACGACTTTAGGCAGGACAGCACTGGGATGTAGAGGTGGAGGTAGGAAGTGAGATGGAAGGGCAGAATGGAATGACACAGCCGTGGGTTTGTGCTCCCTTCTCATTCTTTCTGTTTAATTTATACCATGAAATGCATCTGGATTCTCTCTCTTCCAGCTCTGGTTTCCTCAAAGTCCCAGGTGCGGACCTGCAGAACATATGCACGCTCCAAACCCCAGAAGAGTCCAGGAAGATCTTGGAGCTGGCAACTGGGAAGAACCTGGTGATTGTAGGAGCTTCATTCATAGGTACCAGGCTGGAGTGGGTGTCAAACCATCAGTGAGAGCCTTCAAACCCCCTTCTGTTGCATGTGCACATTAACTGGAGGCCCTCGGGGAAGGGATGTTCCTTTTCTACCCAGCTGGGATCCTCCCtggagccctggagctgctgggggtgTGTGTTACACAGCACACACTCATTCTTTCCTCTGATAGCCAGAAACTTTGAGAGCTATAAACAATTGCTACACATGGACAGAGGGAAATGTGCCTTATGAAAAGGTCAGTGTCCTCCAGAGGAGCTGGATTCCCCAGAAGCATTGGGAAAGCAAGGGGCTAAGGCACAGAAAGGGAGGCTTTTTTGGACGTAACCAGGAGCTATTCTTTGCATCTCCTAATATCCAGGAGAACAAAGAATGGGGGGGGGAACTAAATACCTCAGCCCAGAAATGCATAGCAAAGCAGTTCCGCACTGGCAGCACATCAGATTTGCTCTCCTGGAAGGGGAGAAGGTTTCCAAGGGTGCAGGTTCATGCTTGCAGCAGGCTTACCTTGGGCATGCCTCTTCCTTGCAGGAATGGAGGTGGCTGCCTTCCTCTCAGACAAGGCTGGAACCATCTCCGTGGTGGAAAGAGAAGAGT is part of the Anomalospiza imberbis isolate Cuckoo-Finch-1a 21T00152 chromosome 20, ASM3175350v1, whole genome shotgun sequence genome and harbors:
- the LOC137485737 gene encoding apoptosis-inducing factor 3-like; the encoded protein is MRHGAGSEKWVNSEEKRAEEWALCLDTKLKKGRFPPVEGHFGASSEIWDPLSAWQWPAPSSMDSDDTITEEVCREDDVGDGQLLEVMVAGYPVLLVRNRREFRALGSKCPHYGAPLSKGVLRGERLRCPWHGACFNIRTGDIEEYPALDCISCFKVTVDDGKVFITAKKKDLESSLRVKDTSRRCLLNRNTMLLLGGGVAALVCAETLRQEGFTGRIIMATNEKHVPYDKSKLSKEMNLKAEDIYLRKPEFLQARGIEFWTEKEAVSVDFQEQKVHFMDGSSQKYHQLLIATGSHSGFLKVPGADLQNICTLQTPEESRKILELATGKNLVIVGASFIGMEVAAFLSDKAGTISVVEREEFPFQHALGPQVGGVAMKMLQNKGVKFHMKTELRELRGKDGKVAEAVLANGEKLPADVVVVGIGSAPNSAFLKGTSIARDDKGAILVNLHMQTNIPDVFAAGDVVTFPVALLDGDRSSIHHQQVAEAHGHCAALNMLRRGKELHTVPYFWTTLLGKSIRYAGCGKGYTDTVVKGSLEQQKFLIFYIRDGHVTAAASLNCDPMVSLIAEVLYLGKQISKEEAEACDIGNIPSLAQS